The Triticum aestivum cultivar Chinese Spring chromosome 3A, IWGSC CS RefSeq v2.1, whole genome shotgun sequence genome includes a region encoding these proteins:
- the LOC123061750 gene encoding protein IQ-DOMAIN 6 — protein MGASGKWIKTLVGLKTAAAEKERHAGGKGRKWSRLWRSSSGGQRGAASAAASEVSETSSAAADALSSVVAAVVRAPPRDFRVIRQEWAAVRIQTAFRGFLARRALRALRGIVRLQALVRGRRVRKQLAVTVKCMQALVRVQARARDRRTRLSADGRDSQDTLDDHSSHADPVKEAETGWCDSQGTVDDVRSKIHMRREGAIKRERAIAYALSHQRNPNHNGRPSSPAVSLKNHGTNRSNQWSYLDGWMTTKPWESRLMEQSHSEQTNSRCSESIDEMNEVSSKLSEASSVKIRRNNVTTRVSAKPPSVIAVCDESAPSTSSVTQMTGNHFATSERRSDCGQGGAPSYMGLTKSAKARLSGSSSTHKPPLQRQGSADTHNYSRGAFSSIDVQSTAGSEVSVTSKRLNGLTLKGRGTRRSMDKENDDQSNSFF, from the exons ATGGGCGCGTCGGGGAAGTGGATCAAGACGCTGGTCGGGctcaagacggcggcggcggagaaggagAGGCACGCCGGGGGGAAGGGCCGGAAGTGGAGCCGCCTCTGGCGGAGCTCGTCGGGCGGGCAGAGGGGCGCCGCGTCGGCGGCCGCCTCGGAGGTCTCCGAgacgtcctccgccgccgccgacgcgctCAGCTCCGTCGTCGCGGCCGTGGTGCGCGCGCCGCCCAGGGACTTCCGCGTCATCAGGCAGGAGTGGGCGGCCGTCCGCATCCAGACCGCCTTCCGCGGCTTCCTG GCCAGGAGGGCGCTGAGGGCGCTGCGGGGCATCGTGCGGCTGCAGGCGCTGGTGCGCGGCCGCCGCGTGCGCAAGCAGCTGGCCGTCACGGTCAAGTGCATGCAGGCGCTCGTCAGGGTGCAGGCGCGTGCGAGGGACCGGCGCACGCGGCTGTCGGCTGACGGCCGAGACTCGCAGGATACGCTCGACGACCACAGCAGCCACGCGGATCCCGTCAAGGAAGCAGAG ACAGGATGGTGTGATAGCCAAGGAACTGTTGATGATGTCAGATCAAAGATACACATGAGACGTGAGGGCGCAATCAAGAGAGAAAGGGCAATTGCGTATGCTCTTTCTCACCAG CGGAACCCAAACCACAATGGAAGACCTAGCTCTCCTGCTGTTTCTCTTAAGAATCATGGGACTAACAGGAGCAATCAGTGGAGCTATTTGGACGGGTGGATGACAACAAAACCTTGGGAGAGTCGCCTTATGGAGCAATCACATAGCGAACAGACCAACTCACGTTGTTCAGAGAGTATCGACGAGATGAACGAAGTCAGCTCAAAACTTTCTGAAGCAAGCTCAGTCAAGATCAGAAGAAACAATGTCACAACTAGGGTGTCAGCAAAGCCTCCTTCCGTAATCGCGGTATGCGACGAGAGTGCTCCGTCAACATCTTCAGTCACTCAGATGACTGGCAACCATTTCGCGACATCAGAAAGGAGATCTGATTGTGGCCAGGGTGGTGCACCGAGCTATATGGGCTTGACCAAATCAGCCAAGGCAAGGCTGAGTGGTTCTTCTAGCACTCACAAGCCACCACTTCAAAGACAAGGCTCTGCTGACACACACAATTACAGCAGGGGGGCATTCTCTTCAATAGATGTTCAAAGCACCGCTGGCTCCGAGGTTTCTGTTACCTCAAAGAGGTTGAACGGTTTAACTCTGAAGGGTCGAGGCACTAGAAGAAGCATGGACAAGGAGAACGATGATCAATCTAATTCCTTCTTTTAG